The Vigna unguiculata cultivar IT97K-499-35 chromosome 11, ASM411807v1, whole genome shotgun sequence genomic sequence GGACATAACTTACTTGTGGTTGAGGATCAAAGAAGGCAGTTAATTCATCAGGGATCTTTCCCTCCTTCATTATCATGTAGGCTTTTAGTGCACCCAAGGTGGTTTGAATTTGGGATTCTAAATTAGTGTACTTTTGTTGCCACTGATCAGAAGATGTTGATGATGTGGCAGCACTAGATGAAGCAATGCTTAAATTCGAAAGTCGAAATCTTGTATTTCTAAATGAGTTAGTAGGAGCTGCTCCTAAACCCATGCATCGCACCCTCCCAGAATGCTCTGGGCCTAACACTTTACCAACAACATCATTAGGGGAAACCTCTGATTCATCATTAGTGCTTTGAGTCAAACCCACTTCAATTTGTTCCTATAGGCATACAACAATATGTAGTGAAAACGCTAAACATTGAAGGAAAATGCAcgaaaatatcatattatggtACAACTAACCGATATAGCCTTTGCCGCATCATTTACAAATGATCCATCCTTTCTTTTATGAGTATCAATGTATAACTTTCCCCAACTAGGCAGCTGTCCAGTttccaaaaactaaataaaaagagaagttaagttaaatagtaaaaattaaaaaatagtatagtgTCATGTTAACTAATATCATTACCATCTCATGTCTTCTTCTTGACATAGGTTTAGAACCACCGGTATGAGGAATTACTTGCTTTTTGcgattttctctattttttttacaaatctcctatgaacaaaaaaattgtaagttcacacaacaataaaaaaaatatctacaaaAACAATTCACACCATTCAAAATAATGTAACTTGTACCAATGTTTCCGGTTTTAGACGATAAGTAATAAAATGAGCCCACTGAGTTTTGTCTATACCATTTGGCACATTACTTATGATttcatttttgctttttgttggATCATAGAACTCATTCCATAAATTTTGCCTATGTGCAGCCCACTTCCTACCAAGAGTTAGTTTGCAATACCGTTGTGCACTAGCTTCACCAGTCTTAAAACAAAACCGAGgcttttgaaaaaagaagacaTAGTTAGTGTGTAAACATTTGAGTAAATGTAACATTTACAAAAGATATAAGGTCATACATGCATAAAGATATACCTGTAATATTTCCTTAAAGCATTCCAAAAAGCAAGTGTCAGGCATGCCTGTTTTCCCAGACcatctttcaaaattaattggAAACAAATTACAATCAATTGCCAATGTACCACAATATCCTGCAAGCACGCCTTGTCCTTCACCAATTGCCATGCCCAACTTATCAAAGTCCACAATGATGCGTTCCCCACGAGGTAAGTTATTTACTTCTCTGACCTTCACCTTAATTTTCTTGATAACTCCTTCTTAGTCTTTAACCATAAAACAACTTACTTAATGTTGTtctcttggcaagcgtaccaaaagtcaactgtagtataatgatttgaagtaagagtgtcgaacccacgaggaacggattcagttaaaataattaattatctcgatcagcatatatatacagagattttaatttgatttgacattaacttttgcataaaattaatacagtaAAAGCAGAAAAGTTTAGAAAGatacaataaaagaaactgggattgaatttcatctatctcccttgtctgtaatctggatgaatataatatatataacatctgaaaataccaatattgatgcacactcaaaatcatttataccgatccctcgcgtataaaattcataagattagtttcctgaatattgattcctcacatattcaacaaactatccagcattacggtcgagtgttaaaagcaattgatatattgagatctattcctagcatcacagtatatcaagtatcattgttcaaatcagattttaagaaatactttccagtcagatctaaaaatcaaaatcaaaacatctattgatcagatagaagtaagcattaagagtagaacaataataccaatactgagtaaaacagaaatgctatatataaatatcaccagattacatccaagttcgagtagattacattcaatcccataGAGAAGAtgattagccactcatggtagccaACATAATCCTATGagctaagaagaagaagaagaacatgaGAAACTGTGATCCTCCTGGTATCAACTCTGCAGCACGGACCTCTTCTCTCCCAAAATTCCAAGCTCCCTTCAGTTCTGAACCTCTAAAACATATATACCCAcgaagtctcgctcaagctacctcagtctcgcttgagcgagacagcaTTCTTCATCCCAAAGaaagcctctcgcttgggcgagatgtgctgaagccaacatctcgcttaagcgagcaagagtacttcaagctgaagaaaggatctcgcttaagcgagattggcAGCCTCtgaactcgcttgggcgagaatggcAGCAAAGGAAGGTCTCCACTGCAcgagctctcgcttaagcgagagtctgctcgcttaagcgagaatggcggTTGTGGCTTTGGCTTAGGCGAGAATGCTTTGGTTTTGAGCGAAGTTAACAGCATTTTTTCcctattttctctatttcttactttctccttcactcttcttgagttctctttaatctttcctgaaaaacacacaaaataggatcaaatgatttctttaaatcaaaacttggaagcatgtgattgaaacttaggtttagggagaatcaatatgaaatgaacacaaatttaaagcataagtgccagagtttgttatgaatctttactgaattttggcacttatcaactCCCCCCAACCTAGCatcttgcttgtcctcaagcaaagtAACAAAATCAACAGCCATTCAAGACTAAAACTGAAATTGGTTATGGAGAAATCATTTTCACAGTTCCTGTCCAGACAACTTTTGCATTCCAAACCACAGATTCAAAATCAGAAGCAAATGGTGAGTCCAATTATCAAACAACGGTAAAATAAGAGTGCAGATAATTTTTCAGGAAACCTAATTGTAAGAACAAATGATTCTAACCAAGGAAATTCTCTCTTAAATCTCACAGGCATgtgtttttctcatttttccaCTGAAATTGAACAAATCAACATTGTCAGTCATTTACAATtcaacaacaaacacacaatcagcatggatcttaaggtcttttcaaggttgtaatgaggCTAGGCTTTCAAGAATAATGGTTTTTTCAAGATCACAAAAAGCACAACTTAGAAAAGAGAGCATAACTACAATTCAAACCCAATTCTACTCTCCATTCCTCATAATTCAGACCTCAATACACCAAATTTCtctttcattcataattcactcttatctctttttttttttttttgagtaaaacatatacattCCTACACAATACTAGAGAGTGAATTATGATACTCAGCCCTTTTCTTCCTTAAGTACAATTCTACCAACCAATTACCCTTACAGTTGAAAAATACACCTATGCTCTCTATCCCTAAGTGTGCAAAGGGAAAGGATAataattcaagttaaggttaaggtgcataattcaaacaattaggCTCAAATGGGCTATCAACAAAGGATGATTATTTACAGGTTGGCTATTTGGCACTGAGTTATAATTTCAACAAAATTGCCTTAATCATTTCCATGCTTTAAATGTGATGTTATCAAATGAAAACTCAAGCAATATCAATTTGTCAACAAACAGTGGAAACACTCAAACTGTTTAAGGATTCACACACTCACTGGGTTTTCTAGTTTATTTCCTTGGTATCTCACTTGTTGTTACAACTGATTATCTTGACTAACTATGCAGCACTAATATCCTAATTCtgtttaattatgaattcaaccaaaatttccCTTTTTCACCTCTGTGTTTAGTTCACTCAGTTGTTCAAGACTCAGGATACTTACTGAAATCAGATttctttttaaccaattttctcaagaaagattttcaaaGTGATTCCCAAAAAGTTTTAACTGTCTCTaagtattataataaaatactaagccaaaaagtaaaattaaacaGTTAAGCAACTAGAAAATATAACAAACAACTAAAGCAAAATAGtagtaattacataaatactgcaaaatactaaaataataaaataaaaaaaacaatgaaaccGTATTTATAGAGTTCGAAGGGTGGAACGATGATGTGGATCAATCTCCTCCAAAATCAATCTCATCCTCAATGTTTGCTCCATCTTCGTCAGCAGCTCCTGATGGTCCCTCACCTGCAACAGGTCCACCTCCCCCTGGGAAAATAGGACTGTCCCCAGGCCACTGTAGATAAGTGAAAAAATCTGGTGGAGTCATGCCTGGGTATGGTCCGCGGACATTGTGATAGAGGTACTCTTGAAGGTGGAGTTGTCCTCTATGAATGGAAGCATTTTGCTGGTGAGTGTGCTCCATCTGCAACCTCAGATATCTCATCTGCTCAAGCAACTCATTATTCATGTTGAGTTGAGGTTGCTGTGTGGGCCCTGTTTGCTGTTCTTCCATTGCTGGTTGTTCTTCAGCTGGTTGATCTTCAGCTTGTTGGTCCAGCTGGGGCTCTTCTTGCTGCTCCAAGTCCTCTGGGTGAGTACAAAAATGTTCAATGAATCTCTTGGTAATTGCAGGTCTTATCTTTTCAGTTAGGTCTACCTCCACCCCTTGTTCCTGACAAAGAGCTGTGATCAAGGCCGGAAAACCCAAAGCACCTTTGGCCTTGACATTCCTACTGTTGACTTCGTATCTCACAAATTTGTGGATCTCTTTAGATATAATTGTGTCGACATCAACAGTGAGATCCTCCCTCATTATGCAATAAAGGAGATGACATCTAGGCACGTTCAAGTCTGATACGTGGCCAATGGGCACTATGTTTGCAAGTAAGAATGTGGTCCAGACTTGAGCCAAGGTTTTCATATCCCCTCTTAGAATTCTGAGAGGATTTCCAGTGGGTCCGACTTGATAGGATTGATTTGCAGCGCATATAAGGAGGGCCACTTCATTTTCGTCATAAGGTTCATGACTCCTCCTTCTTGTTGTGAAGTCACAGCGTTGCCATGGTTGTAAAGGTAGTGGGTTACCAAGAAACTCACTGATGGCTGCTCTATCATAGTTTATCCACCTCCCCCTAACTTTAGATCTTTTTTCACCAGGATTGTCCTCAGATTAAGCATTTGCATAGAATTCCCTGACAATTTCTGGGTCAAATTTAGGAAGCGGGTCAGCCAACTTCATCCAGTTTCTCCTGATAAGGCCATTCAAGAAAGGATCATATTCATCTGGAAGTAGAACCACCTTTCTTTCCTTGATAAAGACCCAGTTCTTTATCTTTTCATAACGTTCTTCTCTTTCAGGGTCCCTAAAACGGTTGATTATTGGCCTTTCAGGAGAAGAGCTACTTGCACGTCTTCTCCTTTTCCCTTTATTGGTTTCAATAATGGGATGTTTAGCTGTTGTCTTCGTTCTAGCCATTGACCTGCAAGTATGAGAATTAACCCACCAAAAACATGACCAATTCAGCTTAATTCACTAACCAATCCAAACAAGAACAATTTCAATATGGCATTTTATCAAACACATGGAGTGCATTTTCAAATggtgaaaatttttgaaacaaGTCAACCATAAGCAACccacatttttcaatttcaacatcaattCAAACTAAACCCCACAGTATAAACAAAAAACGCATCAAATTATAGCATGGATACTACCTAGGGTTTATAAGAGCACAAAAACGTGATTATGCTTggtgaaattgaagaaaatgaggaagaagaacttACCTTGAAGTGAAATTAGCAGAAGGAGACAAAATTTGTGAGTTAAAATACAGAAAATTGAGTGAGTGAAGGCGCGCTCAAAGCTGAGGAGGGAAGAATTCTGGGCGAGAGTTGTGAGCAAGAGTTTGGGGAAAGAAAAGTGAGTGAATTCTGCCCCTGTCCCTCGCTTAAACgcgaattctcgcttaagcgagccattctcgcttaagcgagatgagCGTGAGAGGAAAAACTAAaaagtctcgcccaggcgaggctTTGTCGCTCAAATCACCCCTGGTGCAGggcattctcgcccaagcgagcctctactcgcttaagcgagtataTCAGAAAAACTGGATGGCTCAGGTTCTgcatatctcgcccaggcgagacatgtttagcttgggcgagattttGTGCAGTTTTCACACATACTGATTTTGCCACTTTTCAGTTTTTGGTTCAACTTTCACACACTCAATTCATGATCCTTTCAATCCAATTAACTCATAAACACACAACAAACCATACTTCAATCAATTCTTTATCATTCCAAAAGGTTTCACATCAGCAAACTCAAAATCAAGCTTATAAactcaaatttcataatttggcCAAAACAAGGCAATTTTTAGCATTTGATGATCTCAATTCTGGCACCAAAACTCATTCCCATGCTTAACATACCAGTTTTGtttgaaaacaaccaaaattgcatggtttgccttattgagatgattggatgctaaaattcacctttttacacacaaacatagaactttaaacacaaacacatactTACATacacaaacatatttaatcacacaagatgaaattaaagtgcaaaaacataattaaaacactgggttgcctcccaggaagcgcttgtttaacgtcacgagcTTGACGCCTGTTTCATTTAAGGTTCATCAAGTTGAATGATTGTGGCGAGCTTATCAATCTCACCACCAAGATAGGGCTTCAACCTTTGCCCGTTTACAACCCAGCTCCTTTTAGATTCAGGATCCTCTAGTTCAATTGCTCCATAAGGTCTCACATTCTTGACAAGAAATGGTCCTGACCACTTTGATTTTAGCTTTCTTGGGAATAGCCTCAACCTGGAATTGAACAATAACACTGATTGACCAGGATAAAATTctcttttgagaattttcttgtcatGATAAGCTTTCATCTTTTCCTTGTAGAGCTTAGAGGACTCATAAGCGCTGAGTCTCATTTCTTCCAATTCTTGCAGctgtaattttctcttttctcctgcTGCCTTTGGATCAAAATTCAAGAATTTCAAGGCCCAGAATGCCTTGTGCTCCAGTTCAACCGATAAGTGACATGACTTACCATATACCAGCTGGAATGGGGATAAACCTGTGGGAGATTTATAAGCAGTTCTGTATGCCCAGAGTGCATCATCCAACTTCATTGACCAATCTTTTCTTGAAGATGCTACAGTCTTCTCTAGAATACGCTTGATTTCCCTGTTTGACACCTCCGCTTGTCCATTGGTCTGTGGATGATAAGGTGATGCAATTTTATGCCGCACTCCATAATGTTCCAAACATTTCTGAAGTTGAGCATTGCAAAAGTGTGAACCACCATCACTAATCAACACTCTTGGAGTACCAAACCTGCAAAAGATGTTCCGCTTGAGAAATTTGATTACAGTTTTGGCATCAGCCTTAGGAGCTGCTACTGCTTCAACCCACTTCGTCACATAATCAACTGCCACCAAAATGTATTCATTTGAGAAAGAAGATGGCAGTGGTCCCACAAAATCGATTCCCCAACAATCAAAAACCTCAAcctctaaaatgatattcagtGGCATTTCATGTCTTTTTGAAATTCCCCCTATTCTCTGACAGCTATTGCAGTGTTGCACATATTTGTGTGCGTCTTTGAATAaggtgggccaataaaatccaGATTGGAGGACTTTTGCAGCTGTCCTCTCTCCATTAAAATGCCCTCCATATGGGGAACTATGACAGTGCCACAGAATGCTCTTTGCCTCATCATTGGATATACACCTTCTCAACAATTGATCAGCCCCAATTTTGAAcaaatgaggatcatcccacACATATTGGTGTGCATCTCTCAGGAATTTCCTCTTCTGGTGCTAATTAAGATCTTCAGGTATAACCCCTGCAGCTTTGAAATTTGCCATGTCAGCAAACCATGGCCTTTCTTGCACCatcatcaatttttcatcaggAAACTCCTCCTGCACCTCTGATTGAGTGTTGGTCAACTCAGTATTCACCAATCTAGACAAATGATCAGCTACAAAGTTTTCACTTCCCTTTTTGTCCTTAatcaccaaatcaaattccTGCAACAATAAGATCCATCTAATTAGTCTTGGTTTTGAATCAGATTtggttaacaaatatttaattgcagCATGATCAGTATATACAGTGACAGATGAACCAATCAAATATGCTCTAAATTTTTCCAATGCATAAACTATAGCTAGCAATTCCTTTTCAGTTGTTGCATAATTAATTTGAGCTTCATTAAGGACTTTGCTAGCATAGTGTATAGCATGAAAAACTTTGGATTTCCTCTGTCCTAGAACTGCTCCTATGGCATAGTCACTTGCATCACACATTAATTCAAAGCCTAAATTCCAATCAGGAGCAATTATCACAGGAGCTGAAACCAATTTCTGTTTTAACAATTCAAATGCATGCAAACAttcaacatcaaaattaaaggGTGTATCCTTGTTGAGCAGATTGCTGAGTGGTTTGGCAATTTTGGAGAAATCTTTGATGAATCGTCTGTAGAACCCAGCATGGCCTAGAAAACTCCTGATACCCTTCACATTTTTGGGTGGTGGCAGCTTTTCAATGATCTCCACTTTAGCTTTATCAACTTCAATACCTTTAGCAGAGATTTTATGGCCCAGCACCACACCTTCAGTTACCATAAAATGGCACTTTTCCCAATTCAAAACCAGATTAGTATCAACACACCGCTTCAGTACGGTGTTTAAGTTTTCCAGGCATTGATCAAATGAAGCCCCAAATACAGAGAAGTCATCCATAAAGACTTCTATGCATTTTTCCACCAAGTCCGAGAAAATTGCAAGCATGCATCGTTGAAAGGTTGCTGGTGCGTTACACAATCCAAACGGCATTTTCCTGTAAGCAAACACACCAAAAAGACAAGTAAAAGCAGTTTTTTCTTGGTCTTCTGGATCCACTGCAATTTGATTATAACCAGAATATCCATCCAGAAAACAATAGAAAGCTTGCCCTGCTAACCTTTCTAGCATTTGATCCATGAAAGGCAAAGGAAAATGATCTTTCCTAGTGGCctgatttaattttctataatctaTACACATTCTCCAACCTGTGACTGTTCTAGTaggaattaattcatttttatcattacaaataaCAATCATACCTCCCTTTTTTGGAACTACCTGGACCGGGCTGACCCAGGCACTGTCGGAGATTGGATAGATCATACCTGCATCAAGCAACTTCATTACTTCTTTCTTGACCACCTCTTTCATGGTTGGATTCAATCGCCGTTGAGGCTGTGCTACAGGCTTGTAGTCTTGCTCCATATGAATTCTATGCATACAGTAGGATGGACTAATTCCTTTAAGATCAGATAAAGTCCAACCTATTGCACCCTCATTGGCTTTAAGAACTGAAATCAGCTTTTCCTTTTCAGAAGCCGTTAAAGCACTACTGATCACCACTGGTTTGTTACCTCCATCtgcaagaaaaacatattttaaatgaggAGGTAATACCTTTAGCTCCAGCTTCTGACTTTCAGTTCTATTTTCTTGCTGCAATTTCTCAGGTTGTATATCATTTgattcaatttcttttgctgAATTTAGATGTGTCATGTATTCATCAACttccttttcttcatcttcctccAGATCATCACAAGCACCAATCAAAGCTTTTTCTAATGGGCTTGCCTTTGTCAATTGCTTCCTGGATGACAGAAAAAGttcatctatcacatccatcctGAAGCATTGTTGCTTGTCCTTCGGGTGTTGCATTGCTTCAAATACATTAAAGTTGACTTCATCATCTTGCACTCTGACCTTCAATTTGCCATCATCAACATCAATAATGACTTTGGCCGTCTTCATGAAAGGTCTTCCCAGTATTAGAGGAACTTCAGTGTCTTCCTCAATATCCATTACTACAAAATCAACTGGGAACATGAATTTGTCAACCTTAACCAAGACATCCTCTGCCACACCATAGGGATACTTCATGGATCTGTCAGCTAGCTGTAATGTCATCCGTGTAGGCCTCACTTCCAGATCTCCTATTCTTTTTAGCATAGACAAAGGCATCAGATTTATACTGGCACCCAGATCAAGCAATGCCTTTCCCACTGGTAATGTCCCGATTGTAACTGGAATAGTGAAGCTCCCAGGGTCTTTAGATTTCTGAGGTAATGATTTCTGAATTATAGCACTACACCCTGCTTCAAGCTCCACTGTCTCTtcagaaaattttcttttctttgttaggagctctttcatgaattttgcaTATGTCGGCATCTGCTCCATAGCTTCCACAAAAGGAATGTTAATCTGCAGTCGCTTGAAAATGTCCATGAATCTTGCAAACTGCCTTTCCTTGTCTTTTTTGGAGGGATTTTGAGGGTATGGTAGGTTCTTCAACTGAGGCACCTGTTTCTCAcccttctccctctttttctcctcacttttatttttttcttctttttctgctcTCTTATTTACaaactctcttttattttgttcttcctcTCCCTCACACTCATTCttttcattctctctctctttttcctccaACACCTCCTCCTCTACACCCAGGTTGTCTCCAATCCCTCTTCCCACAACTTTACCACTTCGGGTGGTAATAGATTTACAATGCTCCTTGGGATTAGTCTGTGTGTTGGCTGAAAATTGACTTGTCTGCTGATCTGATAATTGTTTCGCCAACTGTCCAACCTGTGTTTCAAGATTTCTGATTGAAGCTTCTGTATTTTTCTGATTAGTCAAAGAAGCTTGCATAAACTTTTCCAAAGTATCCTCCAGTTTAGATGTTCTGTCATGCACCGAAGGATaatgttgttgctgttgttgatAAGGAGGTTGTCTGTTTGAAGG encodes the following:
- the LOC114169060 gene encoding uncharacterized protein LOC114169060, which encodes MPKVKRFRNPQKSSLQPPTNSLPSTNHAPTNEISSHTSMSTTPPIDSSLPNENSQQPETSTKHARRESSSYWTVHAIEGVIKKIKVKVREVNNLPRGERIIVDFDKLGMAIGEGQGVLAGYCGTLAIDCNLFPINFERWSGKTGMPDTCFLECFKEILQPRFCFKTGEASAQRYCKLTLGRKWAAHRQNLWNEFYDPTKSKNEIISNVPNGIDKTQWAHFITYRLKPETLEICKKNRENRKKQVIPHTGGSKPMSRRRHEMFLETGQLPSWGKLYIDTHKRKDGSFVNDAAKAISEQIEVGLTQSTNDESEVSPNDVVGKVLGPEHSGRVRCMGLGAAPTNSFRNTRFRLSNLSIASSSAATSSTSSDQWQQKYTNLESQIQTTLGALKAYMIMKEGKIPDELTAFFDPQPQQTGDANEPESSMGTRGSSGGSNI